The sequence ACACCGGGTACGACGACTACGAACTCACCGGCACCGAGGAGCGGTCCGCCTCGCGGCCCGTGCGCTCCGTGCCGGCGGCGACGGCCCCGCCGGCCCCGGTGGCCGACCTCAGCGAGCGGCGTCGCCCCCAGCCGCAGCCCGGCACGGTGGCGGAGCTGTCGCGGATCACCACGCTGCACCCCCGCACCTACAACGAGGCCCGGGCGGTCGGTGAGCACTACCGCGAGGGCACGCCGGTGATCATGAACCTCTCGGAGATGGACGACGCCGACGCCAAGCGCTTGGTCGACTTCGCCGCGGGGCTCATCTTCGCCACGCACGGCAGCATCGAGCGGGTCACCAACAAGGTGTTCCTCCTCTCGCCCCACAACGTCTCGGTCACGGCCGAGGACAAGGAGCGGATCGCCGAGGGCGGTTTCTTCAACCAGAGTTGACCCGAGCGTGGGTCGCTCGGTCCGCGGTTGGGCTGCACCGATAGGCTCGGGCGCGCCCTGTTGTCGTAGAGCTAGGAACCATCAGTGACGGTCATCGGCCAGATCCTGTACGGGGTCCTGTTCCTCTTCATGGGCCTGCTGTGGATCCGGTTCCTGTTCGACTGGGTCCAGGTCTTCGCGCGGTCGTGGACGCCCACCGGGGTGCTGCTGGTCGCGCTGGAGTTCGTCTACACCATCACCGATCCGCCGATCCGCCTCTTCCGCCGGTTCATCCCGCCGCTGCGGTTGGGCAACGTCGCGCTGGACCTCAGCTTCATCCTGGTGCTGATCCTGGTCTACATCGCGATGAGCGTGGTCCGCCAGACGATGGTGGTGTGACTGGTGTGAAAGAAGATCATCGTGCAGATGCGCCGCGGCGAGGTCGAGTCGAGCCGCCCGAGGCGCTACTGTCAGTCGGAAAGAACGTCGAGGACAACAGATAGGTGAGATCATGCCGTTGACGCCTGAGGACGTGAGCAACAAGCGCTTCACACCAGTGCGGTTGCGCGAGGGCTACGACATGGGAGAGGTCGACCAGTTCCTCGACGAGGTGGAGGCCGAGCTGGCCCGCCTGACCACCGAGAACGACGAGCTGCGCACCAAGCTCTCCGCAGCCCAGGCCGGGGACCCCGAGGCCACCGCCGCCATCCCGACCACTCCGCCGGTCGTGGAGAAGCAGCCCGAGCCGGAGCCCGAGCCGGAGCCGGAGCCCACCCCGGTCGTGCAGGCGCCGGAGCCGGTGCCCGCGCCCACCAAGGCGCCTGACGAGCCGATCGGCGAGGTCTCCGGCGGTGTCGAGACCATCAAGGTGGAGACCGTGCCGGAGGCCTCGAACGCCGCCGCGCGGCTGCTCGAGATCGCCACCCGCAACGCCGACGAGCTCGTCGAGGACGCCAAGAACGAGGCCGACAAGATCCTCGGCGAGGCGCGCACCAAGGCCGAGCGTCGCGAGCAGGAGTCCAAGGGCAAGGCCGACCGCATGGAGTCCGACGCCCGTACCCGCGCCGAGATGCTCGACAGCGAGACCGCGGAGCGGCGTACGCAGCTCTTCAGCGAGCTCGAGACCGAGCGCGACAAGCTCAGCGTGGAGGTCGAGAACCTCCGGTCGTTCGAGCGCGAGTACCGCGCCCGCCTCAAGAGCTACTTCCACCAGCAGCTCGAGGCGCTCGACGCCCCCGGCGAGACGGCGGCGCCCAGCGACGCAGAACTCCGTGGTGACGCGCCCAAGCGGCTCCGTTCCACCGACGGCAACCAGGGGCAGTAGGCCCCACGCCGATCACCGCGACGAGCGCGGCTACCTCACCGAGGTGGCCGCGCTCGTCGCGTTCGGGGGTGCCACCACGGAATCGGACGGTGTGGCTGCTTGGTGAGGAACATCTCACCGGTTACTCTTCCCCGTCAGCCGTGACGAGCCCGTCACGGCCAGTGCCACTCGGAGGAGGCAGCGGCGATGGCCCGCAGTAGCAAGAAGTCATTGGCCGGCAAGGCGGCATCCGCCGCCCGCCGTGTGGTCGGATCCCGTTCCGAGAAGACCTCGGCTGCGAAGAAGACGTCGGCGAAGAAGGCGCCCGCGAAGAAGGCACCCGCGAAGAAGGCACCGGCCAAGAAGGCACCGGCCAAGAAGGCACCGGCCAAGAAGGCACCGGCCAAGAAGGCACCGGCCAAGAAGGCACCCGCGAAGAAGGCACCGGCCAAGAAGGCACCCGCGAAGAAGGCACCGGCCAAGAAGGCACCCGCGAAGAAGGCACCCGCGAAGAAGGCACCGGCCAAGAAGGCACCCGCGAAGAAGGCACCCGCGAAGAAGGCACCCACGAAGAAGGCACCCGCCAAGAAGGCGCCCGCGCGCAAGCCGCCCGCGGCGAAACGGACTGCCAAGAAGGCTGCCCCCAGCGCCCTGGTCGTCCGTGAGGGCGAGAGCAAGTGGTCCAAGAGCGAGTTGGCCGACGTGCTCGCGCAGCTGAACGAGCAGCGTGCCCACTCGCTGGAGATCATGGACGGGCAGCAGACCGAGCTCTCCGCCATGCTCCACGACTCCGGTGACGGCGCGGGGCAGGACCAGGCCGACGTGGGCGCGACGAGCTTCGAGCGCGACCACGAGATCACGGTGCTCAACACCGAACGCGACAAGCTCGCGCAGATCGACCGGGCCCTGGCCCGCATCGACGACGGCACCTACGGCATGTGTGAGCGGTGCGGCAATGCCATCGGCAAGATGCGGTTGATGGCCTTCCCCCGTGCCACACTGTGCATGACATGCAAGCAGCGCGAGGAGCGGCGGTAGACCACGCAGACGGCGACCCCCGACGGGGGAAGCGCGCGGTGGCCCACCTCCCGACGTGGCTGCTGTTCGCCTCCCTCGCGTCGTTCTGGTACGCCGTCGACCAGGTCTCCAAGCAGCTGGCCGTCACCCACCTCACGGGACGGCCCGACGTGTCCGTCATCGGGGACGTCCTCCAGCTGCACCTGACCCGCAATCCCGGGGCGGCGTTCAGCCTCGGTCCGGACTTCACCATCGGGATCAGCATCCTCGCGCTCGTCGCCTCGCTGGTGGTGCTGTGGCTCAGCCGCCAGCTGGAGGACCGCGTGTGGGCGATCGCGCTCGGGTTCCTCCTCGCCGGCATCCTCGGCAACTTCACCGACCGGTTGCTGCAGGATCCGGGCCCGTTCCGCGGCGAGGTCATCGACTTCCTCATGCTGCCGAACTGGCCGGTCTTCAACGTCGCCGACATCTGCATCAACATCGGCGTCGGCCTGGTACTGCTCCAGTCCCTGCGGGCGATCGGCCTGGACGGGCAGAAGCAGCAGGACGACGACGGCGCCGTCGTCGACGAGGGGGAGTGACGTGGTCGACCACCGACAGCTGCCCGTGCCGGACAGCCTCGAGGGCGAGCGCGTCGACGTCGCCATCTCCCAGCTCTTCGGGCTCTCCCGGACCCGTGCTGCCGACCTGATCGTCGAGGGCGTCGTCCACCTCGACGGCGGCACCGTCGGCGGCAAGAGCGAACGGGTGCTCGCCGGGGCGGTACTCGAGGTCGAGATCCCGGTCTCCTCCGACCCCCTGACCGTCGTGCCCGAGGTCGTGGAGGGCATCACGATCATCCACGACGACGAGTCGATCGTGGTGATCGACAAGCCGGTGGGTGTGGCCGTGCACCCCTCGCCCGGTTGGAAGGGCCCCACCGTCGTCGGGCACCTCGCCGCGGCGGGCTTCCGCATCGCGACGAGCGGCGCCTCGGAGCGACAGGGCATCGTCCAGCGCCTCGACGTCGGCACCTCCGGCGTCATGGTCATCTGCAAGTCCGAGCACGGCTATGCCCTGCTCAAGAACGCCTTCCGCCGCCGGGCGGTCGACAAGACCTACCACGCGCTGGTGCAGGGGCACCCGGATCCGTTGGCCGGCACGGTGGACGCGCCGATCGGCCGGCGCCCCGGCGCGGACCACCGGTTCGCGGTGATGGACGGCGGCCGCGCCAGCATCACCCACTACGAGACGCTGGAGGCGCACCGCTTCGCGAGCCTGCTCGAGGTGCACCTCGAGACCGGGCGCACCCACCAGATCCGGGTGCACATGTCCGCGTTGAAGCACCCGTGCTGCGGCGACCTGACCTACGGCGCCGACCCGGTCCTCGCCGAGCGCCTGGGCCTGCAGCGCCAGTGGCTCCACGCCATGCGGCTGGGTTTCGAGCACCCCGACACCGGCGAGTACGTCGAGTACGAGTCGACCTATCCGCAGGACCTGCAGCAGGCACTGGACACGGTCCGCGAGAGCCACTGAGCCGATCACCGCGAAGACTCCCGCGGATGTCGGCGGGGCTGCCCAGGCTGCACCCCGAGGTCGCGTAGGCTGACGTTCCTTCCCCGCCGAGTCGTCGCCACCGTCGCGTCGGCCTCCGCCGTCCAGTCGCACCACGCAATCGGGAGACACCAGCAACACCATGGCCGCCGGTCCGAGTGGGTCCACGTCCGGGGACTTCGTCCACCTCCACGTCCACACCGAGTACTCCATGCTCGACGGGGCATCGCTGCTCGACGGGCTCTTCGAGCGGGTCAACGAGCTGGACATGCCGGCGATCGCCATGACCGACCACGGCAACCTCCACGGTGCCTACGACTTCTGGTCCAAGGCCCGCAAGCACGACGTGAAGCCGATCATCGGCATCGAGGCCTACCTCACCCCGCAGACCCACCGCAGCGAGCGGCGCCGCGTGCGGTGGGGCCAGGGCGACATGGCCGAGGAGGGCGGCAACGACGTCGCCGGCGGTGGTGCCTACACCCACATGACGATGTGGGCCGAGAACACCCCCGGGATGCACAACCTGTTCCGGCTCTCCTCCTACGCCAGCCTCGAGGGCTTCTACTACAAGCCGCGCATCGACCGCGAGCTGCTCCACCAGTACGCCGACGGCATCATCGCCACCACCGGCTGCCCCTCCGGCGAGATCCAGACCCGGCTGCGCCTGGGCCAGTACGACGAGGCGCGCAAGTCCGCGGGGGAGTTCCAGGAGATCTTCGGCAAGGACTCCTTCTTCCTCGAGCTGATGGACCACGACATCGACATCGAGAAGCGGGTCCGCAACGACCTGCTGCGGCTCGGCAAGGAGCTCGGGCTGCCGCCGGTGGCGACCAATGACTCCCACTACAGCCAACCCGGCGACGCCGAGGCGCACGACGCACTGATCTGCGTCGCATCGGGCAAGCGGCTGGCCGACCCCAATCGGCTGAAGTTCGCCGGGGGCGGCTACTACGTGAAGTCCGCGGCCGAGATGCGTGAGACGTGGGCCGACCGGTTCGGCATGCCCGAGGCGTGCGACAACACCCTGCTCATCGCCGAGCGGTGCGACGTCGACTTCACCGAGTCCACCGGCGGCTACATGGCCCGGGCGGACGTGCCGGCGAGCGAGGACGAGGAGTCCTGGTTCGTCAAGGAGGTCTGGCGTGGCATCGAGGAGCGCTACCCCGGCACCCGGCTCAACGACCGGGTCAAGGAACGCGTGCAGATGGAGCTCGACGTCATCCGCACCAAGGGCTACTGCGGCTACTACCTGGTGGTCGCCGACTTCATCGGCTGGGCCAAGCGCAACGGCATCCGCGTCGGCCCCGGTCGTGGATCAGGCGCCGGCTCGATCGCGGCGTACGCCCTGGGCATCACCGACCTCTGCCCCCTCGAGCACGGCCTGATCTTCGAGCGGTTCCTCAATCCCGAGCGCCCCTCGATGCCCGACTTCGACATCGACTTCGACGAGCGTCGGCGCACCGAGGTCATCCAGTACGTCAGCGAGAAGTACGGCAGCGACCGCGTCGCCTACATCGCGACGTTCGGCCGGCTCAAGGCCAAGGCGGCGATCAAGGACGCCGCACGGGTGCTCGACCACGGGTTCGCCATCTCCGACCGCATCACCAAGGCGATGCCGCCGGACGTGATGGGCAAGGGCGTGCCGCTGAAGGACATATTCGACGACAGCCACAAGCGCTTCGCCGACGGTGCGGAGTTCCGCACCCTGCACGAGCAGGACCCCGACGTCCGCACGATCTACAAGACCGCCCTCGGCCTCGAGGGCCAGATCCGGCAGTGGGGCGTCCACGCGGCCGGCGTGATCATGTCCAGTGAGCCGCTGGTCGACATCGTGCCGATCATGAAGCGCGAGCAGGACGGCGCGATCATCACGCAGTTCGACTACCCGATGTGCGAGTCGCTCGGGCTGGTCAAGATGGACTTCCTGGGGCTGCGCAACCTCACCGTCCTCGACGACGCGGTCGCCAACATCAAGATCAACCGCGGCGAGGACGTCGTCGTGGAGGACCTGCCCTTCGACGACCCCGCGACCTTCGAGCTGCTCACCGCCGGCGACACGCTGGGGGTCTTCCAGCTCGACGGCGGCCCCATGCGGGCGCTGCTGCGCAGCATGCGGCCGGACAAGTTCGCCGACATCTCCGCGGTCGGTGCGCTCTACCGTCCCGGCCCGATGGGTGCGGACTCGCACAACAAGTACGCCCGCCGCAAGAACGGGCGCGAGGCGATCGAGCCGATCCACCCCGAGCTGGCCGACGCGCTGGAGCCGGTGCTGGGTGAGACCTACGGCCTGATCGTCTACCAGGAGCAGGTGATGGAGATCGCCCAGGTCCTGGCCGGGTTCACGCTCGGTGAGGCGGACATGCTCCGTCGCGCCATGGGCAAGAAGAAGAAGGAGGAGCTGGACCGCCAGTACGTCGGCTTCCAGTCCGGCATGCTCGAGCGCGGGTTCTCCCAGGAGGCGATCACCGCGCTGTGGGAGATCCTCCTCCCGTTCTCCGACTACGCCTTCAACAAGGCCCACTCCGCGGCGTACGGCGTCGTGTCCTACTGGACCGCCTACCTCAAGGCGCGCTACCCGGCCGAGTACATGGCCGCGCTGCTGACCTCGGTCAAGGACGACAAGGACAAGATGGCGGTCTACCTCAACGAGTGCCGCCGCATGAAGATCGCGGTCCTGCCGCCCGACGTCAACGAGTCCCAGGCGACCTTCACCCCGGTCGGCCACGACATCCGCTTCGGCCTGACCGCCATCCGCAACGTGGGCCGCAACGTCGTCGACCAGGTCGTCGCCGCTCGCGAGGAGCAGGGTCGGTTCGTCGACTTCGACGACTTCATGGCCAAGGTGCCTGCGCAGGTGTGCAACAAGCGGGTCGTCGAGTCGCTGATCAAGGCCGGCGGGTTCGACGACCTCAAGCACAAGCGCCGCGCCCTCGTGGCGGTCCACGAGTCCGCGGTTGACCAGTACGTCGACATCAAGCGCAACGAGGCCATCGGCCAGGACTCGCTCTTCGCCGGTCTGGACGACGAGGACGGCGGCGACTTCGGGGTGCAGGTCGCGATCCCCGACATCGACGAGTGGGACAAGACGACCCTGCTCGCCCACGAGCGCGACATGCTCGGCCTCTACGTGTCCGACCACCCGCTCTACGGCCTCGAGCACGTCCTGTCCAACACCGCGGACTGCACCATCGGAGAGCTGATGGCCGACGAGGACCGGCCTGACGGCTCCACGGTCACGGTGAGCGGACTGGTGACCTCGGTGCAGCGCAAGATCACCAAGAAGGGGGACCCGTGGGCGATGGTCACCCTCGAGGACCTCGAGGGTGCCGTCGAGGTCCTGTTCTTCCCCAGCTCCTACCAGCTGGCCAACACCCTGCTGATGCCCGACGCGATCATCTCGGTGCGGGGCCGGCTCTCGCGCAGCAAGGACCAGCCCGAGCTGCACGCCCAGGAGGCGACGGTCCCCGACCTGGACCGCTCCGAGGAGGGCCCCGTCGTCATCAGCCTGCCGGCCACGCGCTGCACGGCGCCGGTGGTGTCGCAGCTCAAGCAGGTCCTCTCGACCCACCCCGGAGTGACCGAGGTGCGGCTGCGGCTGCTCAACCGTGACTCGACCAAGCTGATGCGCCTCGACGACCGACTGCGGGTCTCGCCGAGCTCGGAGCTGTTCGCGGAGTTGAAACAGTTGCTCGGTCCGGGATGCTTGACGGGGTGAGCACCCCGACCCCGCCCCCGCCCCCTCCGCCCCCCGTGCCCGGCACCCGGCGCGGGGTCCTCCGTCGCGTGCTCGTCGCGGTGGGCATCCTGGCCGGCGCGGCCGGCCTGGGGTGGGTCGCCGGACAGGCGTGGTGGCAGTGGTGGTCGCCCGCGCCGACCGGCTTCGTCTACGAGACCGCCGAGGGGCTGCGGTGGATCGCCGAGCCGGTCGACGCCGGGTCGGCCCAGCTCTTCTCCGCCACCGGTCAGTACGTCGCCATCGGCAGCGCTCTCGGCGTGCTGCTCGGCTGCGTGGTCGCGGCCCTGACCCGCGGCTGGGAGCTGGCCGGACTGGCGGTGGGCCTGGTCGCGGCGGCGCTAGCGGCGGTCGTGATGGTCACCGTCGGCACCGACCTCAGTCCGCCGGACCCGGCTTCGCTGGTCGAGGAGGCAGGCGCCGGTGCCGAACTGCGGGGCGCGCTGCAGGTGCCGGGCTGGTCGCCCCACGTCGCCTGGCCGGCCGGGCTGCTGCTGGGCCACCTGGCCGTGACCCTGCTCGCCCCCCGCCGTCCGCGGGGCTCCTCAGTTGGGGGAGAACCGGTTGCGCGCCACGTCGGTGGCGGGCAGCGACGGGATCACGTTCAGCGCTCGTAGCTCGCTGCGCAACAGCGTGGTCAGGCGGGTGAGCCGGTCGGTGGCGTCGTCGTTCTCCAGCAGCGCCTGCCGCTCCGGCATCGGCAGCGGCACCGCGGCGGCGAGTGCCCACGACAGGTACCCCGGATCGCGGGGGAGCGTCCCCGGGTGCGGGTCGGTGGCGAACTGCCCGACCTGGTGCCGATAGGCGGTGAACATCCCGCGAGCGACGATGGCGACCTCGTCGTCGACCGGCGCGCCGGTCTCGGGGACGTCCTCCACCTCACCCACCGGGTAGGTGTCGGTCGGGGTGAGCCGGTTGAGACGGATCCGGTCCCGCACCACGGCGACGATGTCGAAGGTGCCGTCCTCGTGGGCCTCGTGCTGGGTGAGCTGGAGACGCACGCCGAGGCGGAACAGTGACTGCGCGCCGTGGTCGCCGACCTCGTACCCCTCGCGGATCGCGACCGACCCGAAGACACGATCGGCCGGGTCCGCGACGTCGAGCAGCTCCCGCACCAGGGCGGTGTAGCGGTCCTCGAAGATCCGCAGCGGCACACTCGCCCCGGGGAACAGGACGGTGCTGAGGGGAAACATCGGCAGCGTGGTCGCCACCCCACCAACCTAGGCGGTGTCCACCGCGCACCGGCGAAGCGGCCCCCAGGCGTGGCGCCCCATAGAATCGGACACATGATCCGACGCATCGACCTGCGCGCGGAGGACCCGGATTCGGTCGACTACCGCGCAGCCGTGCCCCGCGCCGACTTCGACGTCGAGGCGGCGGTGCCGGCGGTGCATGCGATCTGCGAGGCCGTGCGGCACCGCGGCCTGGCCGCGATCCGCGAGTACGCCGCGCAGTTCGACGGCGTGACGCTGGCGGACGTGCGGGTCTCGAGCGAGGCGATGGTGACAGCACTGGAGCAGCTCGATCCCGACGTGCGGGCGGGCCTGGAGGAGTCCATCCGCCGGTTGCGGATCACCAGTGAGCACGAGCTCGAGCGCGATGCCACCACCGAGCTCGCGCCCGGTGCGCGCGTGACCCACCGCAAGGTGGCGATGGACCGGGTCGGGGTGTACGTCCCCGGCGGTCTCGCGCCTTTGGTGTCGAGCGTGCTGATGAACGTGGTACCGGCGCAGACCGCGGGAGTGCGGGAGATCGCACTGGCGAGCCCACCCCAGCGCGAGTTCGACGGCAGCGTGCACCCGACGATCCTCGCTGCCTGCGCGCTGCTGGGGGTCGAGGAGGTGTACGCCGTCGGCGGTGCCCAGGCGATCGCGATGTTCGCCTACGGCACCGAGGGACCCGACGCGCCCGACGGCTGCCGTC comes from Nocardioides panacisoli and encodes:
- a CDS encoding cell division protein SepF, with protein sequence MSGAMRRIGEYLGLLEDTGYDDYELTGTEERSASRPVRSVPAATAPPAPVADLSERRRPQPQPGTVAELSRITTLHPRTYNEARAVGEHYREGTPVIMNLSEMDDADAKRLVDFAAGLIFATHGSIERVTNKVFLLSPHNVSVTAEDKERIAEGGFFNQS
- a CDS encoding RluA family pseudouridine synthase; this translates as MVDHRQLPVPDSLEGERVDVAISQLFGLSRTRAADLIVEGVVHLDGGTVGGKSERVLAGAVLEVEIPVSSDPLTVVPEVVEGITIIHDDESIVVIDKPVGVAVHPSPGWKGPTVVGHLAAAGFRIATSGASERQGIVQRLDVGTSGVMVICKSEHGYALLKNAFRRRAVDKTYHALVQGHPDPLAGTVDAPIGRRPGADHRFAVMDGGRASITHYETLEAHRFASLLEVHLETGRTHQIRVHMSALKHPCCGDLTYGADPVLAERLGLQRQWLHAMRLGFEHPDTGEYVEYESTYPQDLQQALDTVRESH
- a CDS encoding YggT family protein; its protein translation is MTVIGQILYGVLFLFMGLLWIRFLFDWVQVFARSWTPTGVLLVALEFVYTITDPPIRLFRRFIPPLRLGNVALDLSFILVLILVYIAMSVVRQTMVV
- a CDS encoding TraR/DksA family transcriptional regulator, translating into MARSSKKSLAGKAASAARRVVGSRSEKTSAAKKTSAKKAPAKKAPAKKAPAKKAPAKKAPAKKAPAKKAPAKKAPAKKAPAKKAPAKKAPAKKAPAKKAPAKKAPAKKAPAKKAPAKKAPTKKAPAKKAPARKPPAAKRTAKKAAPSALVVREGESKWSKSELADVLAQLNEQRAHSLEIMDGQQTELSAMLHDSGDGAGQDQADVGATSFERDHEITVLNTERDKLAQIDRALARIDDGTYGMCERCGNAIGKMRLMAFPRATLCMTCKQREERR
- the lspA gene encoding signal peptidase II translates to MAHLPTWLLFASLASFWYAVDQVSKQLAVTHLTGRPDVSVIGDVLQLHLTRNPGAAFSLGPDFTIGISILALVASLVVLWLSRQLEDRVWAIALGFLLAGILGNFTDRLLQDPGPFRGEVIDFLMLPNWPVFNVADICINIGVGLVLLQSLRAIGLDGQKQQDDDGAVVDEGE
- the dnaE gene encoding DNA polymerase III subunit alpha produces the protein MAAGPSGSTSGDFVHLHVHTEYSMLDGASLLDGLFERVNELDMPAIAMTDHGNLHGAYDFWSKARKHDVKPIIGIEAYLTPQTHRSERRRVRWGQGDMAEEGGNDVAGGGAYTHMTMWAENTPGMHNLFRLSSYASLEGFYYKPRIDRELLHQYADGIIATTGCPSGEIQTRLRLGQYDEARKSAGEFQEIFGKDSFFLELMDHDIDIEKRVRNDLLRLGKELGLPPVATNDSHYSQPGDAEAHDALICVASGKRLADPNRLKFAGGGYYVKSAAEMRETWADRFGMPEACDNTLLIAERCDVDFTESTGGYMARADVPASEDEESWFVKEVWRGIEERYPGTRLNDRVKERVQMELDVIRTKGYCGYYLVVADFIGWAKRNGIRVGPGRGSGAGSIAAYALGITDLCPLEHGLIFERFLNPERPSMPDFDIDFDERRRTEVIQYVSEKYGSDRVAYIATFGRLKAKAAIKDAARVLDHGFAISDRITKAMPPDVMGKGVPLKDIFDDSHKRFADGAEFRTLHEQDPDVRTIYKTALGLEGQIRQWGVHAAGVIMSSEPLVDIVPIMKREQDGAIITQFDYPMCESLGLVKMDFLGLRNLTVLDDAVANIKINRGEDVVVEDLPFDDPATFELLTAGDTLGVFQLDGGPMRALLRSMRPDKFADISAVGALYRPGPMGADSHNKYARRKNGREAIEPIHPELADALEPVLGETYGLIVYQEQVMEIAQVLAGFTLGEADMLRRAMGKKKKEELDRQYVGFQSGMLERGFSQEAITALWEILLPFSDYAFNKAHSAAYGVVSYWTAYLKARYPAEYMAALLTSVKDDKDKMAVYLNECRRMKIAVLPPDVNESQATFTPVGHDIRFGLTAIRNVGRNVVDQVVAAREEQGRFVDFDDFMAKVPAQVCNKRVVESLIKAGGFDDLKHKRRALVAVHESAVDQYVDIKRNEAIGQDSLFAGLDDEDGGDFGVQVAIPDIDEWDKTTLLAHERDMLGLYVSDHPLYGLEHVLSNTADCTIGELMADEDRPDGSTVTVSGLVTSVQRKITKKGDPWAMVTLEDLEGAVEVLFFPSSYQLANTLLMPDAIISVRGRLSRSKDQPELHAQEATVPDLDRSEEGPVVISLPATRCTAPVVSQLKQVLSTHPGVTEVRLRLLNRDSTKLMRLDDRLRVSPSSELFAELKQLLGPGCLTG
- a CDS encoding DivIVA domain-containing protein, with amino-acid sequence MPLTPEDVSNKRFTPVRLREGYDMGEVDQFLDEVEAELARLTTENDELRTKLSAAQAGDPEATAAIPTTPPVVEKQPEPEPEPEPEPTPVVQAPEPVPAPTKAPDEPIGEVSGGVETIKVETVPEASNAAARLLEIATRNADELVEDAKNEADKILGEARTKAERREQESKGKADRMESDARTRAEMLDSETAERRTQLFSELETERDKLSVEVENLRSFEREYRARLKSYFHQQLEALDAPGETAAPSDAELRGDAPKRLRSTDGNQGQ
- a CDS encoding LON peptidase substrate-binding domain-containing protein, which produces MATTLPMFPLSTVLFPGASVPLRIFEDRYTALVRELLDVADPADRVFGSVAIREGYEVGDHGAQSLFRLGVRLQLTQHEAHEDGTFDIVAVVRDRIRLNRLTPTDTYPVGEVEDVPETGAPVDDEVAIVARGMFTAYRHQVGQFATDPHPGTLPRDPGYLSWALAAAVPLPMPERQALLENDDATDRLTRLTTLLRSELRALNVIPSLPATDVARNRFSPN